The Aphelocoma coerulescens isolate FSJ_1873_10779 chromosome 2, UR_Acoe_1.0, whole genome shotgun sequence genome contains a region encoding:
- the SLC25A40 gene encoding mitochondrial glutathione transporter SLC25A40, which produces MAEMSDISVQKLTIVQQAIASCCGAIITSFFVTPLDVIKTRLQAQSNPFDKGKCFVYSSGLMDLCVCENGDSKAWYKKPGYFKGTCDAFVKIIRIEGIKSLWSGLPPTLIMAVPTTAIYFTCYDQLCEALKNRPGKHEEHIPVIAGSLSRFGSTTVVSPLELIRIRMQYHHKLSYKQLYLYVSTKVAADGWLSLWGGWTSTVLRDVPFSALYWYNYECFKKMMCKEVGANEPTFFISFTSGAASGSIAAVITQPFDVMKTHRQTQLWESETLKSIIPRVIKVAPACAIMISTYEYGKSFFSHLNEKTNQHP; this is translated from the exons ATGGCTGAAATGAGCGATATCAGCGTACAAAAACTAACCATTGTTCAGCAAGCAATAGCCTCTTGTTGTGGAGCTATAATTACATCATTTTTTG TAACTCCTCTTGATGTTATCAAAACTCGACTGCAAGCCCAAAGCAATCCCTTTGATAAAG GAAAGTGTTTTGTATACTCCAGTGGCCTTATGGATCTATGTGTTTGTGAAAATGGGGACAGCAAAGCCTGGTATAAAAAACCTGGGTATTTCAAAGGGACATGT GATGCATTTGTGAAAATTATTCGAATAGAGGGAATTAAGTCACTGTGGAGTGGGCTTCCCCCAACACT AATAATGGCAGTTCCTACCACAGCAATCTACTTTACCTGCTATGACCAGCTGTGTGAAGCTTTGAAAAATAGACCAGGAAAGCATGAAGAGCACATTCCAGTTATTGCAGGTTCCTTAAGCAGAT TCGGTTCTACTACTGTGGTGAGTCCCCTGGAGCTGATCAGAATTCGAATGCAGTATCACCACAAGCTGTCCTACAAGCAGCTGTACCTGTATGTCAGCACCAAAGTGGCTGCAGATGGATGGTTGTCCCTGTGGGGGGGCTGGACTTCTACTGTTCTGAGAGATGTACCTTTCTC GGCATTGTATTGGTATAATTATGAATGTTTCAAGAAGATGATGTGCAAGGAAGTTGGTGCAAATGAACctacattttttatttcttttacttcAGGAGCAGCATCTGGCTCT ATTGCAGCTGTCATAACTCAGCCGTTTGATGTAATGAAAACACATAGGCAGACACAACTTTGGGAGAGTGAAACCTTAAAAA GTATTATTCCACGTGTGATTAAAGTTGCTCCTGCTTGTGCCATAATGATCAGCACATACGAATATGGAAAgtctttcttttctcatttgaaTGAAAAAACGAATCAACATCCTTAA